The Haemorhous mexicanus isolate bHaeMex1 chromosome 5, bHaeMex1.pri, whole genome shotgun sequence genome contains a region encoding:
- the LOC132327096 gene encoding protein mono-ADP-ribosyltransferase PARP12-like yields the protein MALAIQALRVLCSSGGCLEQGELRRRLPARPSAEQLAAVLRDAQRFTLVRRPGRAAAAEAEVAVVVATSPVRLCPEHVAGCPGQCGQLHICKYHLKGFCRNQLASSRKGCRFVHSFHSDHNLRVLKQYGLENLNHDELCQLLLQNDPSLLPEVCLHYNKGDGLHGSCSFKTSCTKLHVCQYFLRGQCRFGSSCKRSHDLLNPECFEKLERQGMSSDMIKKLPSTYRNMYDIKNGNKNMYDIEDAKSSPCKDGKPSTRRDSSTSKEDESEQICLHHLYRGCGFKEKCIRTHFHLPYRWQYSEGNTWKDFTNMEEIEDAYCDPKNVRFDCAFTEGFLFPFSICFHGMCCGLQKVRRLSTASSVTKPPHFILTTEWIWYWKDEYGTWQEYGKQDDLHAAATVSSDDLEKAYLTESSPKMTFKAGRHEYEINFVSMMQKNLRYKTERKICRRPKFVSQAEVEKTKARGVKHTEGFKNIPAHWDKSALPELGFKLIELDCSSEEYKKVKVDFQRTMPKAAIKKICRVQNPSLWELYQWQKDLMQKSNGGKAADERFLFHGTSKKDIDAICQQNFDWRICGLHGTVYGKGSYFARDASYSDNYCGADSNTKTMFLARVLVGEFTLGSSHYVRPPMKDSQKFYDSCVNNSSNPSIFVIFEKQQIYPEYLIEYQASARLL from the exons ATGGCGCTGGCGATTCAGGCGCTGCGGGTGCTGTGCTCCAGCGGcggctgcctggagcagggcgAGCTGCGGCGGCGGCTGCCGGCCCGGCCCTCGGCCGAGCAGCTGGCGGCCGTGCTGCGGGACGCGCAGCGCTTCACGCTGGTGCGGCGGCccggccgggcggcggcggcggaggccGAGGTGGCCGTGGTGGTGGCCACCAGCCCCGTGCGTCTGTGCCCGGAGCACGTCGCGGGCTGCCCGGGGCAGTGCGGGCAGCTGCACATCTGCAAGTACCACCTGAAGGGCTTCTGCCGCAACCAGCTGGCCAG TTCTAGGAAAGGATGCAGGTTTGTTCACAGCTTCCACTCAGACCACAATCTCCGTGTTCTAAAGCAATATGGACTTGAGAATTTAAACCATGATGAACTTTGCCAGCTTCTGCTTCAAAATGACCCTTCCCTCTTACCAGAG GTCTGCTTGCATTATAACAAAGGTGATGGACTTCATGGATCTTGTTCCTTTAAAACATCCTGCACCAAACTTCATGTTTGCCAGTACTTTTTGCGGGGTCAGTGCAgatttggcagcagctgcaaacGGTCCCATGACTTATTAAATCCAGAATGTTTTGAGAAACTGGAGAGACAGGGGATGAGCTCAGACATGATTAAGAAACTACCTTCCACTTACAGAAACATGTATGACATAAAAAATGGCAACAAAAACATGTATGACATAGAAGATGCCAAATCTTCACCATGCAAAG ACGGAAAACCCAGCACTAGACGGGATTCCTCAACTTCAAAGGAAGATGAATCAGAACAGATATGTTTACATCATCTGTACAGAGGTTGTGGTTTTAAAG AAAAGTGTATCAGAACCCATTTTCACTTGCCATATAGATGGCAGTACTCTGAGGGTAATACCTGGAAGGACTTCACGAATATGGAAGAAATAGAAGATGCATATTGTGACCCAAAAAATGTCAG ATTTGACTGTGCTTTTACTGAAGGGTTCCTTTTCCCGTTCAGTATCTGTTTTCATGGCATGTGCTGTGGGTTGCAAAAAGTCAGACGTCTTTCTACAGCCTCCTCTGTGACCAAACCCCCTCACTTCATTCTTACAACAGAATGGATCTGGTACTGGAAAGATGAATATGGCACGTGGCAGGAGTATGGAAAACAA GATGATCTTCATGCAGCTGCTACTGTCTCCAGTGATGACCTGGAGAAAGCTTATTTGACTGAAAGTTCTCCAAAGATGACCTTCAAAGCTGGAAGACAtgaatatgaaataaattttgtgt ccatGATGCAGAAAAACCTTCGCTACAAAACAGAGAGGAAGATTTGCAGAAGACCTAAATTTGTCTCTCAGGCAGAGGTGGAAAAGACAAAAGCCAG GGGCGTTAAACATACAGAAGGGTTTAAGAACATTCCAGCTCACTGGGACAAATCTGCCCTGCCTGAACTTGGATTCaag TTGATTGAGCTTGACTGTTCTTCGGAAGAATACAAGAAAGTCAAAGTGGACTTTCAGCGCACAATGCCCAAAGCAGCTATTAAAAAGATTTGTAGAGTTCAGAACCCATCCCTCTGGGAACTCTATCAATG GCAGAAGGACCTAATGCAGAAGAGCAATGGTGGAAAGGCTGCAGATGAGCGATTTTTATTTCATGGGACCAGTAAAAAAGACATAGATGCCATCTGCCAGCAAAACTTTGACTGGAGAATCTGCGGCCTTCATGGGACAGTCTATGGCAAAG GAAGCTATTTTGCAAGGGATGCATCTTATTCTGACAACTACTGTGGGGCAGACTCAAACACCAAGACCATGTTTCTGGCACGAGTGCTGGTGGGGGAGTTCACTCTTGGTAGTTCCCATTATGTTCGGCCTCCCATGAAGGACAGCCAAAAATTCTATGACAGTTGTGTGAATAACTCTTCAAACCCTTCTATCTTTGTCATCTTTGAGAAGCAGCAGATTTATCCAGAGTATCTCATAGAATATCAGGCATCAGCAAGACTTCTATAG